The Epinephelus lanceolatus isolate andai-2023 chromosome 21, ASM4190304v1, whole genome shotgun sequence genome has a segment encoding these proteins:
- the adam9b gene encoding disintegrin and metalloproteinase domain-containing protein 9, translating into MVRKYILVAVFLLSCVSGIDNKDIFNGLSLKLSKYSIVNPQLIHRWTRSINSQPKEEETVSYAVNINNRKHLLHLKKNRDFLHPDFVQYSRDANDNHKPSYPKLHVHCYYHGEVEGYEDSLVALSTCSGLRGVIVLGNETYGLEPVPRSATNEHLLYLLKDSESGPVRCGVVSEAASTQSHEPFEPGQSLTSLLRRKRNLPQTSYVELALVVDNLRYNHKEQNETAVREEMVELANLLDGYYKKLNIRVVLVGLVIFKDSNPFSVEGRAGEVLGRFVKWRKSTLLPKIRNDIGQLIVGRPGAYEGAILGMAFVGTVCSPAHAGGINVYGNDNLAIASTVVAHEMGHNLGMNHDNGRCTCDGKSCIMGAAGGSPTFSSCSEQDFEKLVIRGGGLCLNNQPSPSDVIGVAECGNGRLDKGEQCDCGKPEECNNKCCNAATCTFTSGSACAQGECCDNCQIMVSGAPCRKSVNTCDLSEYCNGKNASCPEDFYVMDGLPCQDGQAAAYCYEGRCQTYDYQCKHLFAPDPATKAADICFQNANTRGNQFGNCGTNGKTFIRCTVANSMCGKLQCVNVDLDTPPSGAQVSVEEVQGSRCINAHFNLGTDVQDPGYINNGSPCEKGKTCIDFQCVNASFLLPNLDCSAQTTCNNRGVCNDQGHCHCKNGWAPPNCDKSGRGGSIDSGPAQIDYSLRNGLLIFFLLVVPVLVLVILGLLFVFRRDSLDPCIKGARRLKSRNAGNANGRSNSNVQTSVTTQPPVQAPSQGPGHPGATTVPISGFRYGELDYWNADESGAPANPAAPKQGPGVPKPIPHKEPPI; encoded by the exons ATGGTCAGGAAATACATCTTAGTCGCTGTTTTTTTGCTGTCTTGCGTTTCTGGGATTGACAACAAAG ACATTTTCAATGGGCTTTCATTAAAACTTTCAAAGTACTCCATTGTAAATCCTCAGCTGATTCACAGATGGACAAGGAGCATCAACAGCCAACCAAAAGAG GAGGAGACAGTGTCATATGCTGTCAAcataaacaacagaaaacaccTGCTTCACCTAAAAAAGAACAG AGACTTTCTACACCCAGACTTTGTTCAGTATTCACGTGACGCCAACGATAACCACAAGCCATCATATCCAAAACTGCAT GTGCACTGCTATTACCACGGAGAGGTGGAAGGATATGAGGATTCATTGGTGGCGCTCAGCACATGCTCTGGCCTCAG AGGTGTGATCGTCCTTGGAAATGAGACATACGGACTTGAGCCTGTGCCACGGTCTGCCACCAATGAGCACCTTCTGTACCTCCTGAAGGACAGTGAGTCGGGGCCCGTCCGTTGCGGGGTCGTCAGTGAGGCTGCGTCAACGCAAAGCCACGAACCCTTTGAGCCTGGGCAATCCCTGACTTCACTGCTGCGG AGGAAGCGCAATTTACCTCAAACCAGTTATGTGGAGTTGGCGCTTGTGGTCGATAATCTCAGG TATAATCATAAGGAACAAAATGAGACGGCGGTACGAGAGGAAATGGTGGAACTGGCTAATCTACTGGATGGG TATTACAAGAAGCTGAATATCCGTGTGGTGCTGGTGGGCCTGGTTATTTTTAAGGATAGTAATCCCTTCAGTGTGGAAGGCCGTGCAGGAGAGGTGCTGGGAAGGTTTGTCAAGTGGAGGAAGAGTACTCTGTTACCAAAGATCAGGAATGACATCGGTCAACTCATTGT TGGTCGTCCCGGTGCATATGAGGGAGCTATACTGGGTATGGCCTTCGTGGGCACAGTCTGCTCCCCAGCGCACGCAGGAGGAATTAACGTG TACGGCAACGACAACCTGGCTATTGCCTCCACTGTGGTGGCTCATGAGATGGGCCATAACCTGGGCATGAATCACGACAACGGGCGCTGCACCTGCGATGGAAAAAGCTGCATCATGGGCGCTGCTGG TGGGTCCCCCACTTTTAGCAGCTGCAGTGAACAAGACTTTGAGAAGCTGGTCATTCGAGGAGGAGGCTTGTGTCTGAATAACCAGCCGTCCCCGTCAGATGTGATTGGAGTCGCTGAATGTGGCAATGGCCGGCTGGACAAAGGAGAGCAGTGTGACTGTGGCAAACCAGAG GAATGCAACAATAAATGCTGTAATGCTGCCACCTGCACATTTACATCTGGGTCGGCTTGTGCTCAGGGAGAGTGCTGCGACAACTGTCAG ATCATGGTTTCCGGAGCACCTTGCAGAAAGTCTGTCAACACCTGTGATCTCTCTGAGTACTGTAATGGCAAAAATGCATCCTGTCCCGAGGACTTCTATGTCATGGACGGCCTGCCCTGTCAGGACGGTCAAGCTGCTGCGTACTGCTATGAGGGCCGATGCCAGACGTACGATTACCAGTGCAAACATCTCTTTGCACCAG ATCCAGCAACCAAGGCAGCAGATATTTGTTTCCAGAATGCAAACACAAGGGGAAACCAATTTGGAAACTGTGGAACCAACGGCAAAACCTTCATCAGATGTACTGTAGC AAACTCCATGTGTGGAAAGTTGCAGTGTGTTAACGTGGACCTCGACACCCCCCCGTCTGGTGCCCAAGTCAGTGTGGAAGAAGTTCAAGGGTCAAGGTGTATTAACGCACACTTCAACCTTGGCACCGACGTGCAGGATCCTGGCTACATCAACAATGGCAGCCCTTGTGAGAAAGGAAAG ACCTGCATAGACTTTCAGTGTGTGAACGCCTCCTTTCTGCTGCCCAACTTGGACTGTAGTGCCCAGACCACCTGCAACAACCGAGGG GTGTGTAATGACCAAGGGCACTGCCACTGTAAGAACGGGTGGGCCCCGCCTAACTGTGACAAGTCAGGGCGAGGTGGCAGCATAGACAGCGGTCCTGCTCAGATAG ATTACTCCCTCAGGAACGGCCTGTTGATCTTCTTCCTGTTGGTGGTTCCTGTTCTGGTCCTTGTCATTCTGGGGCTGCTCTTCGTCTTCAGGAGAGACTCTCTGGACCCGTGCATAAAAGGAGCCAGGCGCCTCAA GTCACGTAATGCTGGAAATGCAAATGGGCGGTCAAACAGCAATGTTCAGACAAGTGTCACCACTCAACCTCCAGTACAGGCTCCTTCACAGGGG CCTGGACATCCAGGAGCTACCACAGTCCCGATCTCTGG TTTCAGGTATGGAGAACTGGATTATTGGAATGCAGATGAAAGCGGTGCTCCTGCAAATCCAGCAGCTCCAAAGCAAGGACCCGGAGTACCCAAACCCATCCCACACAAGGAGCCACCAATCTGA
- the pstk gene encoding L-seryl-tRNA(Sec) kinase: MAAETAGGVSGAPACLCVLCGLPAAGKSTLARNIVTAAAQRGWRAGVVPYDDLIPEQAFQTRVEKDGVTLQETHTEWKLHRQAVLRCIEQFLEKPQVLAELPSSCQINKAAWERCVQALLWPEALDRSQAERAPLLLLLDDNFYYPSMRYEVYQLARKYSLGFCQVYLQCDLESCIRRNQSRSAPIPTEVIVEMVKRLESPNPQKNSWETSSISFSTTDNLSERDVQRVMELISSALSNPLSPAEDNTEQKEVDRLKCATSVVHQTDQACRRHISEAMKTARENQLLPELMRSLAAQLNESKATFLHNLRTQLLQEASFTQDKDIDVERVVKRAMDVFDLDTKEILLRIINENK; encoded by the exons ATGGCAGCAGAGACAGCCGGAGGTGTCAGCGGGGCTCcggcctgtctgtgtgtcctctgcGGGCTGCCTGCTGCCGGGAAGTCCACGCTGGCCCGGAACATCGTGACAGCCGCCGCACAGCGAGGATGGAGAGCCGGGGTGGTGCCGTATGATGATCTGATCCCAGAGCAGGCTTTTCAGACCAGAGTGGAGAAGGACGGTGTCACACTGCAAGAAACt CACACTGAATGGAAGTTACACAGACAGGCAGTTCTGCGCTGCATCGAGCAGTTCTTGGAGAAACCTCAAGTTTTGGCTGAGCTGCCGAGCAGCTGTCAGATCAACAAGGCTGCATGGGAGcgatgcgttcaagctctacTGTGGCCTGAAGCTTTGGACCGCTCACAGGCTGAGCGGGCACCACTTCTCCTTCTACTGGATGACAACTTCTACTATCCAAGCATGAGATATGAAGTGTACCAACTTGCAAGGAAGT ATTCCTTGGGATTCTGCCAGGTGTATCTGCAGTGTGATCTGGAGTCCTGCATCAGACGAAACCAGAGCAGGTCTGCGCCCATTCCCACTGAGGTGATAGTGGAGATGGTGAAGCGTTTGGAGTCTCCAAATCCACAGAAGAACTCATGGGAGACTAGCAGCATTTcattcagcaccacagacaatTTGTCTGAACGTGATGT CCAGAGGGTGATGGAGTTGATCTCCTCGGCACTGAGCAACCCGCTGAGTCCAGCTGAGGACAACACAGAGCAAAAG GAGGTGGACCGCCTGAAATGTGCCACCAGTGTTGTTCACCAGACTGACCAGGCCTGTCGACGCCACATATCTGAAGCCATGAAGACTGCCAGAG AGAATCAGTTACTTCCTGAGCTCATGAGGTCTTTGGCCGCTCAGCTGAACGAATCCAAAGCAACGTTTCTTCACAACCTGCGGACACAGCTGCTCCAGGAAGCGTCTTTCACCCAAGACAAGGACATTGACGTGGAACGTGTGGTGAAAAGAGCGATGGACGTTTTTGATCTGGACACAAAAGAAATCCTGCTGAGAatcataaatgaaaataaatga
- the LOC117247573 gene encoding zinc finger protein Pegasus-like, with the protein MEEIKTEPVDFVKEFQEYLTQQTQHVNMISGSVCGEKEAGEQFQAVAPRSEQNGLDPPSVEVSLPMEDGSEVQMDGLERTCDGKYKCSYCSYANKGMARLIEHIRIHTGEKPHRCQLCPFASAYERHLEAHMRSHTGEKPYKCDLCAFRCSDRSNLSHHRRRRHKLLPTRVARSPFANKRMLSSLQKRTGSLGFGRRLLINFSPPSVVMPKSDYLNDLSHKFHHHLSSSEYKNLPKVDDRDRGANGLTFNNPLDQLSTLAGQLADLHPESQTPASPDRESLKDEKPILIQQVSSEHAAMCSNGVQTSPHKNQSPTSGHGSCSPAPGLGFENNVNTLTASVSNSQPSTPAPALTTPDQQLLHKCQHCDIHFVDNILYTIHMGCHGYEHPFQCNICGHMCIDKYDFSCHFARGQHKK; encoded by the exons ATGGAAGAGATAAAGACCGAGCCTGTGGATTTTGTGAAGGAATTCCAAGAGTACCTGACCCAGCAAACCCAGCATGTCAACATGATCTCAGGCTCTGTTTGCGGAGAGAAGGAGGCAGGGGAGCAGTTTCAAGCCG TTGCCCCCAGGAGTGAGCAGAATGGTCTGGACCCTCCGTCTGTGGAGGTGAGCCTGCCCATGGAGGATGGCTCAGAGGTACAGATGGATGGCCTGGAGAGGACTTGCGATGGGAAGTACAAGTGCAGCTACTGCAGCTATGCCAACAAGGGCATGGCTCGTTTAATAGAGCACATCCGCATCCACACAG GAGAAAAGCCTCATCGCTGCCAGCTGTGCCCGTTTGCCTCAGCGTACGAGCGCCACCTGGAAGCCCACATGCGCTcgcacacaggagagaagccgtACAAGTGTGACCTCTGCGCCTTTCGCTGCAGTGACCGCAGCAACCTGTCGCACCACCGTCGCCGCCGCCACAAGCTCCTGCCCACGAGGGTCGCCCGCTCCCCTTTCGCCAACAAGAGAATGCTGAGCTCCCTGCAGAAGAGGACGGGCTCGCTGGGCTTCGGCAGACGGCTCCTTATCAACTTCAGCCCTCCCTCCGTGGTGATGCCAAAGTCGGATTATCTGAACGACTTGTCTCACAAGTTCCACCACCATCTGAGTAGCAGCGAGTATAAGAACCTTCCCAAGGTAGATGATCGTGACAGAGGTGCTAATGGTTTGACTTTTAACAACCCACTGGACCAGCTGTCTACACTCGCTGGCCAGTTAGCCGACCTTCACCCTGAGTCTCAGACTCCTGCATCCCCAGACAGGGAGTCCTTAAAAGACGAGAAGCCCATTCTCATACAGCAGGTCTCTAGCGAACATGCTGCCATGTGTTCAAATGGAGTTCAAACTTCACCTCATAAAAATCAATCTCCCACCTCAGGCCACGGGAGTTGCAGCCCCGCCCCCGGCCTCGGCTTTGAGAACAACGTGAACACTCTGACTGCGAGCGTTAGCAACAGCCAGCCGAGCACACCCGCCCCTGCGCTGACCACACCAGACCAACAGCTGTTACATAAATGCCAGCACTGTGACATTCATTTTGTGGACAATATCCTCTACACGATTCACATGGGCTGCCATGGCTATGAACATCCTTTCCAGTGCAACATCTGTGGCCACATGTGCATAGACAAGTATGacttttcatgtcattttgccCGTGGACAACACAAAAAGTGA